The Thermosynechococcus sp. HN-54 DNA segment CAGGTGGGGGATTTTATTGCTCTGCTGCTGTACATTGAGCGGTTGATTTTCCCGACAGCCCTGCTGGGGTTTACGATTACCACCTATCAACGGGGAGAAGTGAGCATTGACCGTATTGAAGCTATCTTAAGTGTCGAACCCCGCATTACAGATGCGCCAGATGCCATTGCTTTACCCCGCGATCGCGTTCAGGGACACCTGCGTTGTCAAGACTTGACCTTTACCTACCCCAATCGCAGCACCCCTGCCCTCAATCACCTTAGTTTTGAAATTCAAGCGGGAGAAATGGTGGCGATCGTCGGCCCCATTGGCTGTGGCAAATCCACATTGGCCAGTGCTCTCCCCCATTTATTGGAGATTGCCCCCGGTCAGATTTTTCTCGATAGCATTGACATTACGCGCTTGCGCCTTGCCGACTTACGGGCAGCGATTGCCTACGTCCCCCAAGAGAGCTTTCTCTTTAGCACCACGATTAAAAACAACATCCGCTATGGCGAACCGGATGCCACAGACCTAAAGGTGATTGCCGCCGCCAGCCAAGCCCAAATTCACAACGAGATTCTCAACTTTCCCAAGCAGTACGAGACCCTTGTGGGGGAGCGGGGGATTACCCTGTCGGGAGGCCAGCGACAACGAACCGCTTTAGCCCGTGCCCTACTGGCGGATGCACCGATCCTTGTTTTGGATGATGCCCTAGCCAGTGTGGATAATCAAACTGCCAGCCAAATTTTGCAAGCGCTGCGGGAACAACGGCGCACACGCACGGTGCTGTTTATTTCCCATCAACTGTCAGCAGCGGCCACCTGCGATCGCATTCTGGTGATGGATAAAGGGCAGATTGTCCAGCAGGGTACTCACAATGAACTGGTGGCAGCAGAGGGACTATATCAATCCCTTTGGGAGCAGTATCAGTTGGAAAGCTCCCTTGGGTAACTCGATCAGCGGCTGGGCAATTGCAATTAAAGAGGGGCAACCCTGACGGCTACCCCTAGTTTCAACATCATTAAAATAAAAATAGACTCTATCGATAAAAGCTAAAAGGAACTACTGACCTGGAGTTTGCGGACTGGGGGATTGGGTTGGGGTTGGGTTATTGGTTGTACCACCACCGCCACCACCACAGGCAACTAGCGTTGTCGAAAAGCCGACTAAAATTAATCCTAAGGCGGCAAGTTTGTAGAGAGATTTCATAGAACTCCTCACGGCAGATAATTAGGTAAGGATTGAACAGTTCTTTTGTACCAATTCTGCTGGGGGATTGGCAACTCTGCGGCAACGATTGGTCATAGAGATTCCCCTCAAAAATGCAACCTGATCCTAGAGAGCAACCATGACCACGGAGCGGTTACAAAAAGTCCTTGCCCATTGGGGAGTGGCATCGCGACGCCATGCAGAAATGCTCATCCGCAGCGGTCAGGTCTTCGTGAATGGTCAGCGGGCACAATTGGGGGACAAAGTCGATCCAACGCGCGATCGCATTGAATACAGAGGCCGGCGCCTCACCCCCCCCCACCCGCCCCGGCGTCTCTATTTGCTGCTCCATAAACCAAGGGGTGTTCTCTGTACCTGCAACGATCCCCAAGGGCGCACCACCGTTCTTGATCTCTTGCCGCCTGCGTATCAGCGCGTGGCCGGACTGCATCCTGTGGGTCGCTTAGATGCCAACTCTAGCGGTGCCCTCTTGCTCACCAATGATGGGGCTTTCACCTACTATCTCAGCCATCCCCGCCATCACATCCCCAAAACCTACCGTGTTTGGCTGCAGGGACAGCCGCCAGAAAAGGTGTTACAAAGATGGCGAGAGGGCATTCCCTTGGACGGGGTGATGACGTTACCCGCAGCCGTTCAGCTCCTGCGCAGTGAGGGCGATCGCTCCCTCTTGGAAATTATCCTGCACGAAGGCCGCAACCGCCAGATTCGCCGTGTTGCTGATCAGCTTGGCTATCCTGTTGTTGCCTTACAACGGATTGCGATCGGCCCCGTTCACCTTGGCAATCTTCCGCCCAGAGCCGTTCGTCCCCTCAGCAACCGTGAATTGGCAGCCCTCTCGCCCTCCACTCAGCGGCAGTCCTAAGCATGAGTGCCAGTAACTTTGGGGGGAATATGCTGCACCGGCTGAGCCGGGTGGGTGGCTTCCCATTCAGCGAGAAATTCCTGTGTGTCTTTGACGGGCGGTAAGGGCAAGGGGCCACCGGGACCTGCCAAGG contains these protein-coding regions:
- a CDS encoding ABC transporter ATP-binding protein is translated as MVTLPKTGRSSRFRRLLTYLRPHQGKIWGGIVALFIVNLLGTYLPLLIGTAVDELQAKFDFQRVVFYALLLIGLASLMWLIRMASRLWIFGAGRLVEFDLKQRLFEHLLRLEPSYFAENTPGDLISRATSDVDNIRRLVGFALLSAANTVFAYGMTLPVMLAIHPGLSLGAIAVYPAVLFIVQTFSDRLRAEQLEVQQSLSELSDLIQEDMSGIALIKIYGQEANEQRQFDQLNQDLLRNNLVLAKTRNILFPLLGGMVSFSLLILLWFGSRMIAANTIQVGDFIALLLYIERLIFPTALLGFTITTYQRGEVSIDRIEAILSVEPRITDAPDAIALPRDRVQGHLRCQDLTFTYPNRSTPALNHLSFEIQAGEMVAIVGPIGCGKSTLASALPHLLEIAPGQIFLDSIDITRLRLADLRAAIAYVPQESFLFSTTIKNNIRYGEPDATDLKVIAAASQAQIHNEILNFPKQYETLVGERGITLSGGQRQRTALARALLADAPILVLDDALASVDNQTASQILQALREQRRTRTVLFISHQLSAAATCDRILVMDKGQIVQQGTHNELVAAEGLYQSLWEQYQLESSLG
- a CDS encoding pseudouridine synthase; this translates as MTTERLQKVLAHWGVASRRHAEMLIRSGQVFVNGQRAQLGDKVDPTRDRIEYRGRRLTPPHPPRRLYLLLHKPRGVLCTCNDPQGRTTVLDLLPPAYQRVAGLHPVGRLDANSSGALLLTNDGAFTYYLSHPRHHIPKTYRVWLQGQPPEKVLQRWREGIPLDGVMTLPAAVQLLRSEGDRSLLEIILHEGRNRQIRRVADQLGYPVVALQRIAIGPVHLGNLPPRAVRPLSNRELAALSPSTQRQS